AACTTTTTGTCGTTATTGTGCTTTACAGAATGCACCTCTGAGAGAATCACACTGCACTCCGCCGAGATATAGCGTCCCGGCTCGATGCGGAAGGTCACCTCTCTGCCATATTCCCGCGTAAACTTCCAGAGAGCCTCGTCGATTGCCGCGCCAAGCCCCTTCAGATCCAGCGGAGCCTGATCCTCCTCTTTTTTATATGGAATACCGAAGCCGCCGCCCATATCGATAAACTCCAGCTCCGGAAACTGTTTTGCAATCTCCAGAAGCGCCGCGATGCTTGCCGTGAAGGCTTCGCCCGTCATAAACAGCGAGCCGATGTGCTGATTGATCCCCACCAGCTTTAAGTGATATTTTTCCAGCAGCTCCCTGATTTGCGGAATATACTTCGGTTCAATACCGAATTTTGTTTTTTTGCCCGCTGTTATCACCTTTTCATGATGTCCGGCGCCAACGCCCGGATTAAAACGAATGGCAACCTCGCCTCCCGGCGCAAGCTGTCCAAACTGCTCAAGCTGGCTTAAAGAATCCACGCTGACGCGCACTCCGGCATCGATTGCATACTGCATTTCCTCTGCGGATACATTATTTCCGATATAAAAAATCTCCTCCGGAGCAAAGCCTGCCGCCCGCTCCACATAAATTTCTCCCGGAGACATGGCGTCTACCTCCAGCCCCTCGGATTTTACCACCTGCAGAAACGCAAGATTGCTGTTTGCCTTTGCGGAATAATCCACCACAAATTTCGGATACGTCACCATGTTTTTCAGATCACGGCAGCGCTGTCTTAAAATTCTTTCATTATATACATACAACGGCGTCTGATATTCTTTTGCCAGCTCCACCGGATTGTGTCCCTCGAAAAAATCCAGGCTGTCTGTCACCTTTGTGTATACTTTGTTCA
This is a stretch of genomic DNA from Marvinbryantia formatexigens DSM 14469. It encodes these proteins:
- the lysA gene encoding diaminopimelate decarboxylase; translation: MNKVYTKVTDSLDFFEGHNPVELAKEYQTPLYVYNERILRQRCRDLKNMVTYPKFVVDYSAKANSNLAFLQVVKSEGLEVDAMSPGEIYVERAAGFAPEEIFYIGNNVSAEEMQYAIDAGVRVSVDSLSQLEQFGQLAPGGEVAIRFNPGVGAGHHEKVITAGKKTKFGIEPKYIPQIRELLEKYHLKLVGINQHIGSLFMTGEAFTASIAALLEIAKQFPELEFIDMGGGFGIPYKKEEDQAPLDLKGLGAAIDEALWKFTREYGREVTFRIEPGRYISAECSVILSEVHSVKHNNDKKFVGCDCGFNVLQRPIMYDSYHGIEVYRGSEVKSEKTEPVTVVGNICESGDILAKDRVLPEIFKGDILGILDAGAYGFTMASNYNNRLRPAEVMLRENGEVVLIREREELEDLLRHMIPLKNI